One window from the genome of Planktothrix serta PCC 8927 encodes:
- a CDS encoding sensor histidine kinase, whose product MKRLAFTLPLRFAIPSLLLLMSSGLGLYGFITEVKKTYEYQELAIFQQADFYSEKTVDLLEFIFRRFTSYNSRLDTAKLVIGETGEQPNLELSAFLDEDSTIILSTQYNLQKQPILDTDFAYLYPKIQQVKKTQTQQIVWSANRKSLTVTTPVILPPKPNELRSQVGIFLSIYDLTQLKKQAYQEALDRSLQMNIVVLGVCLLVWLFFELSLTKRVSRLVLVSQNLAQGNLSDRSRLPGSDELAQISIAFDQMADQIELDTYSLQQSQIELQQKATELEKALTQLKQTQAQLVQSEKMSSLGQLVAGIAHEINNPVSFIFGNITYAKEYTDSLLNLISLYQTCYPQAVPEIQAEIDDLDLEFLESDLQKIFNSMRVGSQRIADIVQSLRSFSRLDEADLKTVNLHENIDNTLMILKHRFKAQSSRPEIKISKNYGNIPLIKCYAGQLNQVFMNILINAIDALEMNQKTGYFKASNQTPPQISIHTETLTDSQQKTWVQIQISDNGLGMSETVRTRIFEPFFTTKPVGQGTGMGLAISYQIVVEKHQGQLLCTSQNGEGSTFVITLPLSLEPPTA is encoded by the coding sequence ATGAAACGTTTAGCTTTTACTTTACCCCTACGATTTGCTATTCCCAGTTTATTACTGTTGATGAGTAGTGGACTGGGTTTATATGGGTTCATAACAGAAGTTAAGAAAACCTATGAATATCAGGAACTCGCAATTTTTCAACAGGCGGATTTTTATAGTGAAAAAACCGTTGACCTGTTGGAATTTATTTTCCGACGGTTCACAAGTTATAATAGCCGTTTAGACACTGCTAAGTTAGTAATTGGTGAAACGGGAGAACAACCGAATTTAGAATTATCTGCTTTCCTAGATGAAGATTCTACCATTATCCTATCAACCCAATATAATTTACAAAAGCAACCCATACTTGATACGGATTTTGCCTATCTTTACCCTAAAATTCAACAGGTTAAAAAGACTCAAACTCAACAGATAGTTTGGTCTGCAAATCGGAAATCTTTAACGGTAACTACTCCTGTAATTCTCCCCCCTAAACCCAATGAATTACGTTCTCAAGTGGGGATATTTCTATCGATTTATGACCTAACTCAATTGAAAAAACAAGCCTATCAAGAGGCTTTAGATCGATCGCTACAAATGAATATAGTAGTGTTAGGTGTTTGTCTATTGGTGTGGTTATTTTTTGAATTGAGTTTAACGAAACGAGTCTCTCGCTTAGTATTGGTTAGTCAAAATTTAGCACAGGGAAATTTAAGCGATCGCAGTCGTTTACCCGGTTCCGATGAACTCGCCCAAATTTCTATAGCCTTTGATCAAATGGCGGATCAAATTGAATTAGACACCTATAGTTTACAACAATCTCAAATCGAATTGCAACAAAAAGCCACAGAATTAGAAAAAGCTCTGACTCAATTAAAACAGACTCAAGCTCAATTAGTTCAAAGTGAAAAAATGTCTAGTTTAGGACAATTAGTAGCGGGAATTGCCCATGAAATTAATAATCCAGTCAGTTTTATTTTTGGCAATATCACTTATGCTAAAGAATATACAGATAGCTTACTCAATTTAATTTCACTCTATCAAACCTGTTATCCTCAAGCCGTGCCCGAAATTCAAGCCGAAATTGATGATTTAGATTTAGAGTTTCTAGAATCTGATCTCCAGAAAATCTTTAATTCTATGCGGGTCGGAAGTCAAAGAATAGCTGATATTGTACAATCCTTACGTTCATTTTCTCGGTTAGATGAAGCCGATCTCAAAACCGTTAATTTGCATGAAAATATTGACAATACCCTGATGATTTTAAAACATCGCTTCAAAGCCCAATCTTCTCGACCGGAAATTAAAATTAGCAAAAATTATGGGAATATTCCCTTAATTAAATGTTATGCAGGTCAACTGAATCAAGTGTTTATGAATATTTTAATCAATGCTATTGATGCGTTGGAAATGAATCAAAAGACTGGGTATTTCAAAGCCTCAAACCAAACGCCTCCTCAAATTTCTATTCATACAGAAACCCTCACCGACTCCCAACAAAAAACCTGGGTACAAATTCAGATTTCTGATAACGGTTTAGGAATGTCTGAAACCGTGAGAACCCGAATTTTTGAACCCTTTTTTACCACTAAACCCGTCGGTCAAGGTACCGGAATGGGTTTAGCGATTAGTTATCAAATTGTGGTAGAAAAACATCAAGGTCAACTCCTCTGTACCTCTCAAAACGGAGAAGGGAGTACCTTTGTAATTACCTTACCTTTATCCCTCGAACCCCCTACAGCGTAG
- a CDS encoding ABC transporter substrate-binding protein, translating into MNRNKIHAEKMQKQIYLFLIGILICMSLGILVSCFQQPTTPLLVGSNNWPGFAPLYLAEQLGYYKNSSIKIVDYPSTTEINRAIRSGDLQVGGISLDETLLLAETFPEIRLILLIDLSNGADVILGKPQLKTLSDIQGKKVGVENTALGAYMLSRGLDQAGLSVQDIIIVSLGYSEHESAFKEGEIDAVVTFEPTRSKLIETGANVLFDSSKIPGEIIDVLVVRQDILKTQPKDLEQLVRGWFMALDYLKNQPESAAQIMAKRGGIKPTEFLSSLKLLKFFTPTENQKLLSQTDPRLVYSSQELAKLMKEKKLLNSNIRFSSLLDDRFVNQLSKSQQ; encoded by the coding sequence ATGAACAGAAATAAAATTCACGCGGAAAAAATGCAAAAGCAAATCTATTTATTTTTAATCGGGATCTTGATCTGTATGAGTTTAGGAATATTAGTCAGTTGTTTTCAACAACCGACAACACCCCTTCTCGTCGGTAGTAACAATTGGCCCGGTTTCGCGCCTTTATATTTAGCCGAGCAGTTAGGTTATTATAAAAACAGTTCTATTAAAATTGTAGATTATCCTTCCACAACTGAAATTAATCGTGCTATTCGCAGTGGGGATTTACAAGTCGGAGGAATCAGTCTTGATGAAACATTACTATTAGCCGAAACTTTTCCAGAAATTCGGCTAATTCTGCTGATTGATTTATCTAATGGTGCTGATGTTATCCTGGGAAAACCGCAGTTAAAAACTCTATCCGATATTCAAGGAAAAAAAGTCGGGGTAGAAAATACAGCATTAGGGGCTTATATGCTGAGTCGGGGACTTGATCAAGCGGGACTTTCGGTGCAAGATATTATCATTGTTTCTTTAGGGTACTCTGAACATGAATCAGCGTTTAAAGAGGGTGAAATTGATGCCGTTGTTACCTTTGAACCTACTCGTTCTAAATTAATCGAAACTGGGGCTAACGTTTTATTTGACAGTAGTAAAATTCCGGGTGAAATTATTGATGTATTGGTGGTGCGTCAAGATATCTTAAAGACTCAGCCTAAAGATTTAGAACAATTAGTTCGCGGTTGGTTTATGGCCTTAGATTATCTCAAAAATCAACCGGAAAGTGCGGCTCAAATTATGGCAAAACGGGGAGGAATCAAGCCAACGGAATTTTTATCTTCTCTGAAACTGCTAAAATTCTTTACTCCCACAGAGAATCAAAAACTCCTCTCTCAAACTGATCCGAGGCTAGTTTATTCTTCTCAAGAATTAGCAAAATTGATGAAAGAAAAGAAACTACTCAACTCGAATATTAGATTTTCATCTTTGTTGGATGATCGTTTTGTGAATCAACTTTCTAAATCCCAGCAATGA
- a CDS encoding PAS domain S-box protein, which produces MSSDSDTLLVFPLQKAITTDPLIVTPETPVIEAIAILNQAQTFCSLSLNSLEVSQGKTCLIVTENNRPIGILTHRDIVRLIAQRITLEGLTVAEVMTQPVITLEQTEFTNLSATLNLLNQHRIRHLPLVDIEGKLVGLLTHRDLRNSLEPTDLLKLRTIEEVMTSTVVQAPATISLLELTELMSSAHVSCVVLVEEKICNGDELKFPVGLLTEGDILKFQALGLSWNIEAQTVMSNPLCCLRPNDTLLSAHLLMQQRHIHRIPIVGDQGELIGIITPTSILQAINPIDLLQLVDVLQQKVTQLEAEKLQLLQSQNIKLEEKIQKRTEALKLANQRLQSEIQERSLIEAKIAFQASLLDQVRNAIIATDLNGKIIYWNQYAETLYQWKAKEAVGKNVIDFFVPLDYQNLAEEIVEEVIKKGYWEGEFTTSRKDGSTLPIHVFDTLIRDQAGNPMGLIGISFDITERKQAEQKLQQQVQRERLFYQTALHIRQSLNLTDILNNAVVHIRSILNCDRVVVYQFDPLFNGMIRAESVAEGWMSSLGIYLEDTCFKTGGVVHYLQGKKTVIYDLETADLTECHKQLLNQFEVKANLVVPIIIQPQDRETGNSLWGLLIAHQCSAPRNWHSTELELLDEIAVQLSLGIQQSLLYQTAQTELQERQKVEQKLRLLNQELETRILDRTAKLERQERKSRLFAEIALKIRQSLDINQILQTTVTEVQKILDCDRLLIYRVFSNGTGRAIAESVLPGWRSILNVNFPEEVFPPEYQQLYRHGTVKAIADIDQTYQEVTPCLVEFLQEWRVKAKLVVPILQNDYFWGFMIAHHCTCPRQWTEFEIELMREIADQVGVALEQAQLVETIREREQFIERIADNSPNILYIYDLAQNRTIYSSQSLTPILGYTTLEISEMGDDFLTIFHPDDQETVRQHLQQTAQLKDRETDYIEYRIQHRNGEWLWFSSHGTVFKRDQQGNTQQILGVAQNITDRKQAELDLYQSHQILEAISYAQAQFITDGDSHLLFENLLSSVLKLTESQYAFMGEVFSRQNGEAYLEEYYMKKQGNPYLEIHPMTHRVCHLELDPGKGEKQAQNFNIKGLFCTVILAGKPVVINSHPINSISTENLPQDYLSFTAFLGIPFYTHKELLGVVCVANRPGGYDQNLINYLQPFLATCSNIIEADRIERLHQKVEDNLKRQLAAVEASIDGISILKNEEYIYVNNSHLKLFGYSHPDELLGKSWRVLYTPDVVEWFEENVFPLLTQQKFWRGETIALRKDGTTFNQEVSLTVTEDGDYICVFQDISERQAALRERKNAENQLRQTNEQLAIANAQLARASRLKDEFLANMSHELRTPLNSILGMSEVLQEGTFGELTDQQNQALAMIHRNGKHLLELINDILDLSKIEAGKFDLERSPVSVNELCQNSLSFVKQQAHQKNIRLSYQIEDVTEALNVDERRMRQVLINLLNNAVKFTPEGGRVRLEVRGDLQEQTISFSVIDNGIGITPEDQSRLFQAFIQIDSRLSRRYEGTGLGLVLVKKLVEMHGGTVKIDSQLGKGSCFTLTLPWTPLSWGEYPILTPTELLDKSPASRSASKGLKRPLILLAEDNSDNIHTLLNYLQAKGFDVEVARNGIEAVQKARDLHPQVILMDISMPEMDGLEATRQIRADPQLATLPIIALTALAMQGDREQCLAAGVNEYLPKPVQLRQLIQLIQSLILEKKAKELVNEQK; this is translated from the coding sequence ATGTCTAGCGATTCTGATACCCTTTTGGTTTTTCCTCTACAAAAAGCCATCACCACTGATCCTCTGATCGTGACGCCAGAAACTCCGGTAATTGAAGCGATCGCCATCCTCAACCAAGCTCAAACTTTCTGTTCCTTAAGCCTGAATTCCTTAGAAGTTAGTCAGGGAAAAACCTGTTTAATTGTTACTGAAAATAACCGACCTATTGGGATATTAACCCATCGGGATATTGTGCGTTTAATTGCTCAACGGATCACCCTAGAAGGTCTGACGGTCGCGGAAGTGATGACTCAACCTGTGATCACCCTTGAACAAACTGAATTTACCAATTTGAGTGCGACTTTAAACTTATTAAACCAGCATAGAATTCGTCATTTACCTCTGGTGGATATAGAGGGGAAATTGGTGGGTTTACTCACCCATCGAGATTTGCGAAATTCCCTAGAACCGACGGATTTATTAAAACTAAGAACCATTGAAGAGGTGATGACTTCAACAGTTGTCCAAGCACCCGCCACAATTTCCTTATTAGAACTGACTGAATTAATGAGTTCTGCTCACGTTAGTTGTGTGGTTTTAGTTGAGGAAAAAATCTGCAATGGAGATGAATTAAAATTTCCTGTGGGTCTGCTGACTGAAGGGGATATTCTCAAGTTTCAAGCATTAGGTTTAAGTTGGAATATCGAAGCTCAAACGGTGATGAGTAATCCTCTGTGTTGTCTCCGACCTAATGATACATTATTATCGGCTCATCTGTTGATGCAGCAACGCCACATTCATCGAATACCAATTGTAGGTGATCAAGGTGAACTGATCGGAATTATTACTCCTACGAGTATTTTACAGGCAATTAACCCGATTGATTTATTACAATTAGTTGATGTATTACAGCAAAAAGTCACTCAATTAGAAGCGGAAAAACTGCAATTACTCCAAAGTCAAAATATCAAACTTGAAGAAAAAATTCAAAAACGGACAGAAGCGTTAAAACTAGCGAATCAACGATTGCAATCTGAGATCCAAGAACGAAGTTTAATTGAAGCCAAAATTGCCTTCCAAGCTTCACTTTTAGATCAAGTCCGAAATGCGATTATTGCCACGGACTTAAACGGAAAAATCATCTATTGGAATCAATACGCAGAAACCTTATATCAGTGGAAAGCGAAAGAAGCCGTCGGAAAAAATGTTATTGATTTTTTTGTTCCCCTGGATTATCAAAATTTAGCAGAAGAAATTGTTGAGGAAGTGATAAAAAAAGGATATTGGGAAGGAGAATTTACCACCTCTCGTAAAGATGGGAGTACCTTACCGATTCATGTTTTTGATACTTTAATTCGAGATCAAGCGGGAAATCCAATGGGTTTAATTGGGATTAGTTTTGATATTACTGAACGTAAACAAGCGGAACAAAAATTACAGCAACAGGTACAACGGGAACGGCTTTTTTACCAAACGGCTCTCCATATTCGTCAATCTCTGAATTTAACAGATATTCTCAATAATGCAGTGGTACATATTCGCAGTATTCTCAATTGTGATCGGGTTGTTGTTTATCAATTTGATCCCCTATTTAATGGCATGATTCGGGCGGAATCTGTTGCTGAAGGTTGGATGTCTAGTTTGGGGATATATTTGGAAGATACTTGTTTTAAAACCGGAGGTGTTGTCCATTATTTGCAGGGGAAAAAAACGGTTATTTATGATCTGGAAACGGCTGATTTAACGGAATGTCATAAACAGCTATTAAATCAATTTGAGGTCAAAGCTAATCTAGTTGTACCCATTATCATTCAACCTCAAGATCGAGAAACTGGGAATTCTCTTTGGGGGTTATTAATTGCACATCAATGTTCTGCTCCTCGAAATTGGCATTCCACAGAATTAGAATTATTAGATGAAATTGCTGTTCAACTTTCATTAGGAATTCAACAATCATTACTTTATCAAACAGCCCAAACCGAACTTCAGGAACGCCAAAAAGTTGAACAAAAATTAAGACTTCTGAATCAAGAATTAGAAACAAGAATTCTGGATCGAACCGCTAAATTAGAACGTCAAGAACGTAAATCTCGTCTATTTGCAGAAATCGCTTTAAAAATTCGTCAATCTTTAGATATCAACCAAATTTTACAAACTACTGTCACCGAAGTTCAAAAGATTTTAGATTGCGATCGCCTATTAATTTATCGCGTTTTTTCTAATGGAACAGGACGAGCGATCGCCGAAAGTGTATTACCCGGATGGCGTTCCATTCTCAATGTTAACTTTCCCGAAGAAGTTTTTCCCCCAGAGTATCAACAACTCTATCGTCATGGAACTGTAAAAGCCATTGCAGATATTGATCAAACCTATCAAGAAGTAACACCTTGTTTAGTCGAATTTCTACAGGAATGGCGCGTTAAAGCAAAATTAGTAGTTCCGATTTTACAAAATGATTATTTTTGGGGATTTATGATTGCTCATCACTGTACTTGTCCTCGACAATGGACAGAATTTGAAATTGAACTGATGCGAGAAATAGCCGATCAAGTGGGTGTGGCTTTAGAACAAGCTCAATTAGTAGAAACCATTCGAGAACGAGAACAATTTATTGAAAGGATTGCGGATAATAGCCCGAATATTTTATATATTTATGATTTAGCGCAAAACCGTACTATTTATAGTAGCCAATCTTTAACCCCAATTCTAGGATATACCACCCTAGAAATATCTGAAATGGGTGATGATTTCTTGACGATTTTTCATCCTGATGATCAAGAAACGGTGCGTCAACATCTTCAACAAACCGCCCAACTTAAGGATCGAGAAACTGATTATATTGAGTATCGAATTCAGCATCGAAATGGAGAATGGTTATGGTTTTCGAGTCATGGGACTGTTTTTAAACGAGATCAACAAGGTAATACTCAACAAATTTTAGGGGTCGCTCAAAATATTACCGATCGCAAACAAGCCGAATTAGACTTATATCAAAGCCATCAAATTTTAGAAGCCATTAGTTATGCTCAAGCTCAATTTATTACCGATGGAGATTCCCATTTACTCTTTGAAAATTTACTATCTTCCGTCTTAAAATTAACTGAAAGTCAGTATGCTTTTATGGGAGAAGTCTTCTCTCGCCAGAATGGGGAAGCTTATCTGGAAGAATATTATATGAAAAAACAAGGAAATCCCTATTTAGAGATTCATCCCATGACTCATAGAGTCTGTCACCTAGAACTCGACCCTGGAAAAGGGGAAAAACAGGCGCAAAATTTTAATATAAAAGGATTGTTTTGCACTGTAATTTTAGCGGGTAAACCTGTGGTTATTAATTCCCATCCTATTAACTCAATATCCACCGAAAATTTACCTCAAGATTATCTGTCTTTTACAGCATTTTTAGGGATACCCTTTTATACTCATAAGGAATTATTGGGAGTGGTTTGTGTCGCCAACCGACCCGGAGGTTATGATCAAAATTTGATTAATTATTTGCAACCTTTCTTAGCCACTTGTAGTAATATTATTGAAGCGGATAGAATTGAACGCTTGCATCAAAAAGTCGAAGATAATTTAAAACGTCAATTAGCGGCGGTAGAGGCTTCAATCGATGGCATTTCTATTTTAAAAAATGAAGAATATATTTATGTCAACAATTCCCACTTAAAACTCTTTGGGTATAGCCATCCTGATGAATTATTGGGTAAAAGTTGGCGAGTTCTCTACACACCGGATGTGGTAGAATGGTTTGAAGAAAATGTATTTCCCCTTTTAACACAACAAAAATTTTGGCGAGGAGAAACGATTGCCTTAAGAAAAGATGGTACAACATTTAATCAAGAAGTTTCCTTAACAGTGACAGAAGATGGGGATTATATTTGTGTTTTTCAAGATATTAGTGAACGACAAGCTGCCCTACGAGAACGCAAAAATGCTGAAAATCAACTGCGTCAAACCAATGAACAATTAGCGATCGCTAACGCTCAACTCGCCCGTGCATCCCGTCTTAAAGATGAATTTCTAGCGAACATGAGTCATGAACTGCGAACACCCCTCAACTCAATTTTAGGAATGTCAGAAGTTTTACAAGAAGGAACCTTTGGAGAATTAACTGACCAACAAAATCAAGCTTTAGCAATGATTCACAGAAATGGAAAACACTTACTCGAACTAATTAATGATATTCTCGATCTCTCCAAAATTGAAGCCGGAAAATTCGACTTAGAACGCTCTCCCGTTTCTGTTAATGAACTCTGTCAAAACAGTTTAAGCTTTGTCAAACAACAAGCCCATCAAAAAAATATTCGACTAAGTTATCAAATTGAAGATGTTACAGAAGCACTGAATGTTGATGAACGTCGAATGCGTCAGGTGTTAATTAATTTACTCAATAATGCGGTAAAATTTACCCCCGAAGGCGGGCGAGTTCGACTCGAAGTTCGAGGAGATCTTCAGGAACAAACGATTAGTTTTTCTGTAATTGATAATGGCATTGGGATTACACCCGAAGATCAATCTCGACTGTTTCAAGCCTTTATTCAAATTGATAGCCGTTTATCTCGACGTTATGAAGGCACTGGTTTAGGATTAGTGTTAGTAAAAAAACTGGTGGAAATGCACGGGGGTACAGTGAAGATTGACAGTCAATTGGGAAAAGGCAGTTGCTTTACGCTCACGCTTCCTTGGACTCCTCTATCTTGGGGAGAATATCCAATATTAACTCCAACAGAACTTTTAGATAAATCTCCTGCTTCTCGAAGTGCTTCTAAGGGCTTAAAACGTCCTTTAATTCTATTAGCTGAAGATAATTCTGATAATATTCATACCTTGCTTAATTATTTACAAGCAAAAGGGTTTGATGTAGAAGTGGCTCGAAATGGGATTGAAGCGGTTCAAAAAGCTCGTGATTTGCATCCGCAGGTGATTTTAATGGATATTTCTATGCCCGAAATGGACGGTTTAGAAGCCACACGCCAAATTCGGGCTGATCCACAACTGGCGACCCTTCCCATCATTGCATTAACAGCTTTAGCCATGCAGGGTGATCGAGAACAATGTTTAGCGGCTGGCGTTAATGAATATCTTCCTAAACCCGTCCAACTTCGACAATTAATTCAGTTAATTCAAAGTCTAATCTTAGAAAAAAAAGCCAAGGAATTAGTCAATGAACAGAAATAA
- a CDS encoding two-partner secretion domain-containing protein: MKFSAFQYQIKNHQFLLKITLILVIFPLINSGNSSKAIAQIIPDQTLPQNTLVTPDGNIIKIEGGTETGINLFHSFQEFSIPEGSAAFFNNSVTIQNIISRVTGSNISNIQGLIQANGTANLFLINPNGILFGPNAQLNIGGSFTASTANSIIFDNGSEFSTTNPQAPPLLTVNVPIGLQLGNQPGSITNQSQGLGIGIDGNSANTGLQVQPGQNISLIGSDVILNQGNLTAFGGKIELAALRNGTWSLQPSAYGFTSPDFQLGSIRLFRQSQIDASGAGGGLITLQGGEVSLTDGSRIVSNTLDSLNGGGIQIEAEQFQLDNRAFISSSTIATGNAGNISINAKNSIDLVGTQPLVFLEQLVSEEFNPQSLADGIFSLSLGTGTAGTVTLDTAQLQIMNGAGILTSTLGSGSGGNVTVLASRFADIAQGSIIITGTVGTGNAGDINIFTPQLRLLKDSHIITSPGLSGAGKGGDLNLNADIVEIRGVSVGVVVPTGLFTATLGTGSAGDLTVNARQLTVAEGAQVSASAAGAGKGGNLTVNADLVELRGVSEDGRFLSGLLTSSSLLTVEGEKGTAPAGDLTVNTQRLVVQDGAQISAATGGEGSAGNLTLNASESIDVIGFATNVDQSVESVSFGTVGDGIVPSAIESNTSGAGNAGDLRINTGRLTVLQGAEIGVRGTNDGAAGNLEIQANQVLLDHEGTLSAATVAGTGGNIRVTAQSVELRRGSQITTNAGNADGGNITLGTSNLVALENSDITANAEAGKGGQVIINAQGVFGTQFREFETSQSDITATSDLGAEFSGAVEISSPEVDPSAGLVELPTNLVDPTTLIAARCSGDQGNQFVITGRGGLPPSPNDALTSEPTVMNWINLVDSVETLHATSLRGAGASLRGAGAPLRSMANPQIREAQGWVVRADGAIELVTNPPQGTPQPTGVLPPQCSTL, from the coding sequence ATGAAATTTTCAGCTTTTCAATACCAGATTAAAAATCATCAATTTTTGTTAAAAATAACGTTGATTTTGGTGATATTTCCCTTAATTAATAGTGGAAATTCATCAAAAGCGATCGCCCAAATTATACCCGATCAAACTTTACCTCAAAATACCCTTGTTACCCCCGATGGCAATATCATCAAGATTGAAGGAGGAACCGAAACGGGAATCAATTTATTTCATAGTTTCCAAGAGTTTTCAATTCCCGAAGGCAGTGCCGCCTTTTTCAATAATTCTGTTACTATTCAAAATATTATTAGTCGGGTTACGGGCTCTAATATTTCTAACATCCAAGGCTTAATTCAAGCCAATGGAACCGCCAATTTATTTCTAATTAATCCCAATGGTATATTATTCGGCCCTAACGCGCAACTCAATATTGGGGGTTCCTTTACAGCCAGTACCGCTAACAGTATTATTTTTGATAATGGCAGCGAATTTAGCACCACAAACCCCCAAGCTCCACCTTTATTAACCGTTAATGTTCCCATCGGGTTACAACTCGGAAATCAACCCGGTTCAATTACTAATCAATCCCAAGGTTTAGGCATCGGAATAGATGGAAATAGTGCCAATACAGGATTACAAGTTCAACCCGGTCAAAATATTAGTTTAATCGGCTCAGATGTAATTTTAAATCAAGGAAATCTTACCGCTTTTGGAGGTAAAATAGAATTAGCAGCCCTACGGAATGGTACTTGGTCGTTGCAACCTTCAGCTTATGGCTTTACTTCCCCAGATTTTCAGTTAGGTTCAATTCGACTGTTTCGTCAAAGTCAAATTGATGCGAGTGGAGCCGGAGGAGGATTAATTACCCTGCAAGGAGGAGAGGTTTCCTTAACCGATGGTTCCCGAATTGTTTCTAATACCTTAGATAGCTTAAATGGGGGAGGAATTCAGATCGAAGCCGAACAATTTCAATTAGACAATCGGGCTTTTATCTCCTCATCAACAATTGCCACAGGGAATGCTGGTAATATTAGTATTAATGCTAAAAATTCGATTGATTTAGTCGGAACTCAACCCCTAGTTTTTTTGGAACAATTAGTATCAGAAGAGTTCAATCCCCAAAGTCTTGCTGATGGTATTTTTAGCCTGAGTTTGGGCACAGGTACCGCCGGAACTGTTACCCTCGATACCGCCCAATTGCAAATCATGAATGGGGCAGGAATTTTAACATCTACTTTGGGGAGTGGCTCAGGCGGAAATGTTACTGTGTTGGCATCTCGGTTCGCTGATATTGCCCAAGGTTCAATTATAATTACTGGAACCGTTGGTACAGGAAATGCCGGAGATATTAATATTTTTACTCCCCAATTGCGGCTATTAAAAGATTCCCATATTATTACCAGTCCTGGACTTTCTGGGGCTGGGAAAGGAGGAGATCTCAACCTCAATGCTGATATCGTAGAAATCCGGGGTGTGAGTGTCGGTGTTGTCGTCCCGACGGGATTGTTTACCGCCACCTTGGGAACCGGAAGTGCTGGAGATCTCACCGTTAACGCCCGTCAACTTACCGTTGCAGAGGGGGCGCAAGTGTCTGCATCGGCGGCGGGGGCTGGGAAAGGAGGTAATTTAACCGTGAATGCCGATCTCGTAGAATTGCGGGGGGTGTCGGAGGATGGACGTTTTTTAAGTGGGTTATTAACGTCTTCTTCCCTATTAACCGTCGAGGGAGAAAAAGGCACCGCCCCGGCGGGGGATTTAACTGTAAATACCCAACGGTTAGTTGTACAGGATGGTGCTCAAATTTCGGCGGCGACCGGAGGCGAAGGGTCGGCGGGTAATTTAACGTTAAACGCCTCGGAATCTATTGATGTGATTGGGTTTGCCACCAATGTTGATCAATCCGTTGAATCCGTTTCCTTTGGGACAGTTGGCGATGGTATTGTTCCGAGTGCTATTGAATCTAACACCAGTGGGGCGGGAAATGCGGGGGATTTACGGATTAATACCGGACGCTTAACGGTGCTTCAGGGGGCAGAAATTGGGGTGCGAGGAACCAATGACGGGGCGGCGGGTAACTTAGAAATTCAAGCGAATCAGGTTTTATTGGATCATGAAGGTACCCTCAGTGCCGCTACGGTTGCGGGTACGGGGGGAAACATTCGCGTCACAGCGCAAAGCGTAGAACTGAGGCGGGGGAGTCAAATTACCACCAATGCGGGAAACGCTGACGGGGGGAATATTACCCTGGGGACTTCCAATTTAGTCGCTTTAGAAAATAGTGATATTACGGCGAATGCGGAGGCGGGGAAAGGAGGACAGGTGATTATTAATGCTCAAGGGGTGTTTGGGACTCAGTTTCGAGAGTTTGAAACTTCTCAAAGTGATATTACCGCCACCAGTGATTTAGGAGCCGAGTTTAGCGGGGCGGTGGAAATTAGTAGTCCAGAAGTTGACCCCAGTGCGGGGTTAGTGGAGTTACCAACCAATTTAGTTGACCCCACCACCTTAATTGCGGCGCGATGTTCGGGAGATCAGGGGAATCAATTTGTGATTACCGGACGGGGGGGTTTACCTCCAAGTCCTAATGATGCGTTAACCTCTGAACCTACTGTCATGAATTGGATTAATTTGGTTGACTCTGTAGAGACGTTGCATGCAACGTCTCTACGGGGGGCTGGCGCGTCTCTACGGGGGGCTGGCGCACCTCTACGCAGTATGGCTAACCCCCAAATTCGGGAAGCTCAGGGGTGGGTTGTCCGGGCTGATGGGGCGATAGAATTAGTTACCAATCCCCCCCAAGGAACACCACAGCCTACAGGTGTGTTACCGCCTCAATGTTCTACGCTGTAG